One Neovison vison isolate M4711 chromosome 2, ASM_NN_V1, whole genome shotgun sequence genomic window carries:
- the NUDT13 gene encoding NAD(P)H pyrophosphatase NUDT13, mitochondrial isoform X1: MSLYCGIACRRKSFWYFRLLSTYVAKTRYLFELKEDDDACKKAQQTGAFYLFHSLAPLLQKSGHQYQAPRHSLLELERLLAKFGQDTQRIEDSVLIGCSDQHEAWFALDLGLTSSSSQNAAIQKPEMETELKGSFTELTKALFQLNTKDASLLTMAQALLRWHDAHQFCSRSGQPTKKNMAGSKRVCPSNKIIYYPQMAPVVITLVSDGTRCLLARQSSFPKGMYSALAGFCDIGESLEEAVRREVAEEVGLEVERLQYSASQHWPFPNSSLMIACHATVKPGQTEIQVNLKELEAAGWFSHDEVATALRKKSPYTQQQDGTFWLPPKLAIAHQLIKEWVEKPSCSTLPA; encoded by the exons ATGTCCCTGTATTGTGGAATTGCTTGCAGGAGAAAATCTTTTTGGTATTTTAGGCTGCTGTCAACTTATGTCGCTAAGACCCG GTATTTatttgagctgaaggaagatgatGATGCATGTAAAAAAGCCCAGCAGACAGGAGCATTTTACCTCTTTCATAGCCTGGCTCCTTTGCTTCAGAAATCTGGACACCAATACCAGGCTCCCCGGCATAGCCTACTAG AGTTGGAAAGGCTCCTGGCAAAGTTTGGACAGGACACACAAAGAATAGAAGACTCTGTGCTGATTGGATGCTCTGACCAGCATGAAGCATGGTTTGCTCTGGATCTAGGTCTGACCAGCTCCTCTTCCCAAAATG CTGCCATACAGAAACCAGAAATGGAGACAGAGCTCAAGGGCTCTTTCACTGAGCTGACGAAGGCTCTCTTTCAGCTGAATACAAAGGATGCCTCCTTGCTGACCATG GCTCAGGCTCTTCTCCGTTGGCATGATGCTCATCAGTTCTGTAGCAGAAGTGGGCAGCCCACCAAGAAGAATATGGCTGGCAGCAAGCGTGTGTGCCCTTCCAATAAGATCATCTATTATCCACAA ATGGCTCCTGTGGTGATCACTCTAGTGTCAGATGGGACTCGATGCCTGCTTGCTCGCCAGAGTTCCTTTCCCAAGGGAATGTATTCTGCTTTGGCAGGTTTTTGTGACATAG GTGAAAGTCTGGAAGAGGCTGTCCGGAGAGAAGTTGCAGAAGAGGTGGGATTGGAGGTGGAAAGACTGCAGTACTCTGCATCCCAGCACTGGCCCTTTCCTAATAGCTCACTCATGATTGCTTGTCATGCAACTGTGAAACCAGGGCAGACAGAG ATCCAGGTGAACTTGAAAGAACTAGAGGCagctggctggttcagtcatGATGAGGTGGCCACAGCCCTGAGGAAAAAGAGTCCATATACTCAGCAACAGGACGGGACATTCTGGTTGCCCCCCAAGTTAGCCATTGCCCACCAACTGATTAAGGAGTGGGTGGAAAAGCCGTCCTGCTCTACCTTGCCTGCTTAg
- the NUDT13 gene encoding NAD(P)H pyrophosphatase NUDT13, mitochondrial isoform X3 translates to MAGSKRVCPSNKIIYYPQMAPVVITLVSDGTRCLLARQSSFPKGMYSALAGFCDIGESLEEAVRREVAEEVGLEVERLQYSASQHWPFPNSSLMIACHATVKPGQTEIQVNLKELEAAGWFSHDEVATALRKKSPYTQQQDGTFWLPPKLAIAHQLIKEWVEKPSCSTLPA, encoded by the exons ATGGCTGGCAGCAAGCGTGTGTGCCCTTCCAATAAGATCATCTATTATCCACAA ATGGCTCCTGTGGTGATCACTCTAGTGTCAGATGGGACTCGATGCCTGCTTGCTCGCCAGAGTTCCTTTCCCAAGGGAATGTATTCTGCTTTGGCAGGTTTTTGTGACATAG GTGAAAGTCTGGAAGAGGCTGTCCGGAGAGAAGTTGCAGAAGAGGTGGGATTGGAGGTGGAAAGACTGCAGTACTCTGCATCCCAGCACTGGCCCTTTCCTAATAGCTCACTCATGATTGCTTGTCATGCAACTGTGAAACCAGGGCAGACAGAG ATCCAGGTGAACTTGAAAGAACTAGAGGCagctggctggttcagtcatGATGAGGTGGCCACAGCCCTGAGGAAAAAGAGTCCATATACTCAGCAACAGGACGGGACATTCTGGTTGCCCCCCAAGTTAGCCATTGCCCACCAACTGATTAAGGAGTGGGTGGAAAAGCCGTCCTGCTCTACCTTGCCTGCTTAg
- the NUDT13 gene encoding NAD(P)H pyrophosphatase NUDT13, mitochondrial isoform X2, with protein sequence MSLYCGIACRRKSFWYFRLLSTYVAKTRYLFELKEDDDACKKAQQTGAFYLFHSLAPLLQKSGHQYQAPRHSLLELERLLAKFGQDTQRIEDSVLIGCSDQHEAWFALDLGLTSSSSQNAAIQKPEMETELKGSFTELTKALFQLNTKDASLLTMAQALLRWHDAHQFCSRSGQPTKKNMAGSKRVCPSNKIIYYPQVKVWKRLSGEKLQKRWDWRWKDCSTLHPSTGPFLIAHS encoded by the exons ATGTCCCTGTATTGTGGAATTGCTTGCAGGAGAAAATCTTTTTGGTATTTTAGGCTGCTGTCAACTTATGTCGCTAAGACCCG GTATTTatttgagctgaaggaagatgatGATGCATGTAAAAAAGCCCAGCAGACAGGAGCATTTTACCTCTTTCATAGCCTGGCTCCTTTGCTTCAGAAATCTGGACACCAATACCAGGCTCCCCGGCATAGCCTACTAG AGTTGGAAAGGCTCCTGGCAAAGTTTGGACAGGACACACAAAGAATAGAAGACTCTGTGCTGATTGGATGCTCTGACCAGCATGAAGCATGGTTTGCTCTGGATCTAGGTCTGACCAGCTCCTCTTCCCAAAATG CTGCCATACAGAAACCAGAAATGGAGACAGAGCTCAAGGGCTCTTTCACTGAGCTGACGAAGGCTCTCTTTCAGCTGAATACAAAGGATGCCTCCTTGCTGACCATG GCTCAGGCTCTTCTCCGTTGGCATGATGCTCATCAGTTCTGTAGCAGAAGTGGGCAGCCCACCAAGAAGAATATGGCTGGCAGCAAGCGTGTGTGCCCTTCCAATAAGATCATCTATTATCCACAA GTGAAAGTCTGGAAGAGGCTGTCCGGAGAGAAGTTGCAGAAGAGGTGGGATTGGAGGTGGAAAGACTGCAGTACTCTGCATCCCAGCACTGGCCCTTTCCTAATAGCTCACTCATGA